A window of the Mucilaginibacter sp. cycad4 genome harbors these coding sequences:
- a CDS encoding ATP-dependent Clp protease ATP-binding subunit, translating into MEAKFSPRVKDVIQYSREEALRLGHDYIGTEHLLLGLIRDGDGVAIKLLKGLNVDTAKLRRAVEDAVKGTIGTNVHIGSIPLTKQAEKVLKITYLEAKIFKSDVIGTEHLLLSILRDEDNIASQILVQFNVNYEVFKGEVESHKNDVTDEMPGSPTGGDDDFKEEESFSQPKKVSDIKSKTPVLDNFGRDLTRAAEDGKLDPIVGREKEIERVSQILSRRKKNNPILIGEPGVGKSAIAEGLALRIVQRKVSRVLFNKRVVTLDLASLVAGTKYRGQFEERMKAVMNELEKSPDVILFIDEIHTIVGAGGASGSLDASNMFKPALARGEIQCIGATTLDEYRQYIEKDGALDRRFQKVMVEPATPTETIEILNRIKDKYEEHHGVTYTPEAINACVNLTTRYITDRFLPDKAIDALDEAGSRVHLTNIHVPQNILDIEQKIEQIKIEKNKVVRSQKYEEAAQLRDTEKNLLVELDQAKAVWEAETKSKRYTVTEDNVAEVVSMMTGIPVQRVGQADSQKLLHMSETVASKIIGQEEAIKKLTRAIQRTRAGLKDPKKPIGSFIFLGPTGVGKTELAKELARFMFDTEDALIQIDMSEYMEKFAVSRLVGAPPGYVGYEEGGQLTEKVRRKPYAVVLLDEIEKAHPDVFNILLQVLDEGQLTDSLGRKVDFRNTIIIMTSNIGARQLKDFGQGVGFSTNAKTLQAESHSRGVIENALKRAFAPEFLNRIDDVIVFNSLGKEEIFKIIDIELAYLFSRVNGLGFKIELTDAAKDFIADKGYDSQFGARPLKRAIQKYLEDPIAEEILKGELAEGDVMVVDFDTETKEIKITDRKGESKKPEQEEQK; encoded by the coding sequence ATGGAAGCTAAATTTTCGCCGAGGGTAAAGGATGTTATTCAATATAGCAGGGAAGAGGCATTACGTCTTGGGCATGACTATATTGGTACAGAACATCTTTTGCTTGGGCTTATCCGCGATGGGGATGGTGTAGCAATTAAATTGCTGAAGGGATTGAACGTTGATACCGCAAAACTTCGCCGCGCCGTTGAGGATGCAGTAAAGGGAACTATTGGAACAAACGTACATATCGGCAGCATCCCGTTAACAAAACAGGCCGAGAAGGTATTGAAGATAACTTATCTGGAAGCCAAAATATTTAAAAGCGATGTGATTGGAACAGAGCACCTGCTACTGTCTATCCTTCGCGATGAGGACAACATTGCCTCACAGATACTGGTACAGTTCAACGTGAACTACGAAGTGTTTAAAGGTGAAGTTGAATCGCATAAAAACGATGTTACTGACGAAATGCCGGGTTCACCGACAGGTGGTGACGATGACTTTAAAGAAGAAGAGTCATTTAGCCAGCCGAAGAAAGTATCCGACATTAAATCAAAAACACCGGTGCTTGATAACTTTGGCCGCGATTTAACCCGCGCCGCCGAAGATGGCAAGCTTGACCCGATTGTTGGTCGTGAAAAAGAGATCGAAAGGGTATCACAAATTCTATCGCGCCGTAAAAAGAACAACCCTATATTAATAGGTGAGCCGGGTGTAGGTAAATCGGCCATTGCCGAAGGCCTTGCATTACGCATTGTTCAGCGCAAAGTATCACGTGTATTGTTCAATAAGCGTGTAGTTACACTTGATTTAGCCTCATTGGTAGCAGGTACTAAATACCGCGGCCAGTTTGAAGAGCGTATGAAAGCGGTAATGAACGAACTGGAAAAATCACCTGATGTAATTTTATTTATTGACGAGATCCATACTATAGTAGGCGCCGGTGGTGCTTCAGGTTCGCTTGATGCATCGAACATGTTTAAACCGGCTTTGGCGAGGGGAGAGATACAATGCATTGGCGCAACCACTTTAGATGAATACCGCCAGTACATTGAAAAGGATGGTGCTTTGGACCGTCGTTTCCAAAAGGTAATGGTTGAGCCGGCTACGCCGACTGAAACTATTGAGATCCTGAACCGCATTAAGGATAAATATGAGGAGCACCATGGTGTTACTTATACTCCTGAAGCTATCAACGCCTGCGTTAACTTAACCACCCGCTACATTACCGACAGGTTTTTACCGGACAAGGCTATTGATGCGCTTGACGAGGCAGGTTCACGTGTTCACTTAACCAATATCCACGTGCCTCAAAACATTCTGGATATTGAGCAAAAGATCGAACAGATCAAGATCGAAAAAAACAAAGTTGTTCGCAGCCAGAAATATGAAGAAGCTGCCCAGTTGCGTGATACCGAAAAGAATTTGTTAGTGGAGCTTGACCAGGCAAAAGCTGTTTGGGAAGCCGAAACAAAATCAAAACGTTACACCGTAACCGAAGATAATGTTGCTGAAGTAGTATCCATGATGACCGGCATCCCTGTACAGCGTGTAGGCCAGGCCGACAGCCAAAAGCTGTTGCACATGAGCGAAACCGTTGCCAGCAAGATCATCGGCCAGGAGGAAGCTATCAAAAAGTTAACCCGTGCTATACAACGTACCCGTGCAGGTTTGAAAGATCCTAAAAAGCCTATTGGTTCATTCATCTTTTTAGGCCCTACAGGCGTTGGTAAAACCGAGCTTGCCAAAGAGCTTGCCCGCTTTATGTTCGACACTGAGGATGCCCTGATCCAGATTGATATGAGCGAGTACATGGAGAAATTCGCTGTATCCCGTTTAGTAGGTGCGCCTCCGGGCTACGTAGGTTATGAAGAAGGCGGACAGTTAACTGAAAAAGTACGCCGTAAACCATATGCTGTTGTATTGCTGGATGAGATCGAAAAAGCTCACCCTGATGTTTTCAATATCCTGTTACAGGTGTTGGACGAAGGACAGCTTACCGATTCATTAGGCCGCAAGGTTGATTTCAGGAATACCATCATCATCATGACATCAAACATCGGCGCCCGCCAGTTGAAAGACTTTGGACAGGGTGTAGGTTTCAGCACCAATGCTAAAACTTTACAGGCCGAAAGCCACTCACGCGGTGTTATCGAAAACGCTTTGAAACGTGCTTTTGCACCTGAGTTCCTGAACCGTATTGATGATGTTATCGTGTTTAACTCCTTAGGTAAAGAAGAGATCTTCAAGATCATCGATATTGAGCTTGCCTACCTGTTTAGCCGTGTAAATGGCTTAGGTTTCAAAATTGAGCTTACGGATGCTGCTAAAGATTTCATTGCCGATAAAGGTTACGATTCGCAGTTTGGTGCGAGGCCGCTTAAACGCGCCATCCAGAAATACCTGGAAGACCCGATTGCCGAAGAGATCCTTAAAGGTGAATTAGCCGAAGGTGATGTGATGGTAGTTGATTTTGATACCGAGACCAAAGAGATCAAAATCACCGACAGGAAAGGTGAAAGTAAAAAACCTGAGCAGGAAGAGCAGAAATAA
- a CDS encoding carboxypeptidase-like regulatory domain-containing protein — MRKSLLLLLLLIPVCSLAQVKITGKVINMTDTKPVPNASVFLNNAQVGNKTADDGTFTLSNVKPGKYDFIISIVGYETYTYNLQAGSVNIDLGTISIIPKTFQLNEVKIRPDPNREKYYAIFRQQFLGSSENAAHCKILNSDVLDFDYDNATRILKATSHDFMEVENKALGYRIRYKLTNFNFDPSIQILYYEGISTFEDLKGSEKQKRKWNRQQQQAYLGSSMHFYRAAIKDSLTSENFVVMQLIRKPNPNYKGGPNNKYLQSLVNKPLDRAEFFKLTDQEGLFAIGYTDCLYVMYTKKAQDPSNNSFQAFNMPNNATTIVSFAEPHAFFDNNGIITTPHAIIYEGDWGINRVAEMLPVDYEPVVEKK, encoded by the coding sequence TGCTTTTATTATTACTGATACCAGTATGTAGTTTGGCCCAGGTAAAAATTACCGGGAAGGTAATTAACATGACCGATACCAAACCCGTACCCAATGCCAGCGTATTTTTAAATAACGCCCAGGTGGGCAACAAAACTGCCGATGACGGCACTTTTACCCTGAGCAATGTAAAGCCCGGCAAATATGATTTCATTATATCCATAGTAGGCTATGAAACCTACACCTATAATCTACAGGCAGGCAGTGTAAATATCGACCTGGGCACGATCAGCATTATCCCAAAAACTTTTCAGTTAAATGAAGTAAAGATCAGGCCCGATCCTAACCGTGAAAAGTACTATGCAATTTTCAGACAGCAGTTTTTAGGTAGTTCTGAAAACGCCGCCCATTGTAAAATATTAAATTCGGATGTGCTTGACTTTGATTACGATAATGCTACCCGGATCTTAAAAGCTACTTCGCATGATTTTATGGAGGTTGAAAATAAAGCATTAGGTTACCGCATCAGGTATAAGTTAACCAACTTTAATTTCGACCCCAGTATCCAGATACTTTACTACGAAGGCATTTCCACCTTTGAAGATCTCAAAGGTTCCGAAAAACAAAAACGTAAATGGAACAGGCAACAACAGCAGGCCTATCTTGGCTCATCAATGCATTTCTATAGGGCTGCTATCAAAGACAGCCTCACCAGCGAAAATTTTGTAGTTATGCAATTGATCAGAAAGCCTAACCCCAACTACAAAGGCGGGCCAAACAATAAATATCTGCAAAGCCTTGTCAACAAGCCATTGGACAGGGCAGAGTTTTTCAAGCTTACTGACCAGGAAGGCTTATTTGCCATAGGCTACACCGACTGCCTGTATGTGATGTATACTAAAAAAGCGCAGGACCCGTCAAATAATTCATTCCAGGCATTCAATATGCCTAACAATGCCACAACTATTGTTTCCTTCGCAGAACCTCATGCTTTTTTTGATAACAACGGAATTATTACAACTCCCCATGCTATCATATACGAAGGCGACTGGGGTATAAACCGCGTTGCCGAAATGTTGCCGGTAGATTATGAGCCTGTGGTGGAGAAGAAGTAA
- the ettA gene encoding energy-dependent translational throttle protein EttA yields MADEKIIFSMAGVSKVYPPQKTVLKNIYLSFFYGAKIGVIGLNGSGKSSLLKIIAGIDKTNIGEVVFSPGYTVGYLSQEPELDPEKTVREIVEEGVAETTALLKEYEDINEKFGLPEYYEDADAMEKLMNRQGELQDKIDAVNAWELDSKLERAMDALRCPEPDTKISVLSGGERRRVALCRLLLKEPDVLLLDEPTNHLDAESIDWLEQHLQQYKGTVIAVTHDRYFLDNVAGWILELDRGEGIPWKGNYSSWLDQKAKRLAQEEKSESKRQKTLERELEWVRMGPKGRHAKSKARLGNYEKLASEETKEREEKLELFIPPGPRLGNVVIEANGVSKSYGDKLLFDNLSFSLPPAGIVGIIGPNGAGKTTLFRLITGQDQPDAGTFRVGETVALGYVDQMHDDLDPNKSVWENVTGGLETIMIGNRPLNSRAYVSKFNFNGADQQKKVGVLSGGERNRVHLSITLKKGSNVLLLDEPTNDIDVNTLRALEEALENFGGCAVVISHDRWFLDRICTHILAFEGNSQVYFFEGNYSDYEENRKKRLGDVAPKRIKYKKLTA; encoded by the coding sequence ATGGCAGACGAAAAGATAATTTTTTCAATGGCCGGGGTTAGCAAAGTTTATCCCCCGCAAAAAACAGTATTAAAAAACATATACCTGTCGTTTTTTTACGGCGCTAAAATTGGCGTTATCGGCTTAAATGGTTCCGGTAAATCGTCATTACTTAAAATTATTGCAGGCATTGATAAAACCAATATAGGTGAAGTTGTGTTTTCGCCGGGCTATACCGTCGGCTACCTGAGCCAGGAACCTGAACTTGACCCCGAAAAAACCGTGCGTGAAATAGTTGAGGAGGGTGTTGCTGAAACAACCGCCTTATTAAAGGAGTACGAAGATATCAACGAAAAATTCGGCCTTCCTGAGTATTACGAGGATGCCGATGCCATGGAAAAACTCATGAACCGCCAGGGCGAATTACAGGATAAAATTGATGCTGTAAATGCCTGGGAGCTGGATAGCAAACTGGAACGGGCCATGGATGCCCTCCGCTGCCCTGAGCCCGACACCAAAATTTCAGTACTATCAGGAGGTGAGCGCCGTCGTGTAGCTTTATGCCGCCTTTTATTAAAAGAACCGGATGTTTTATTACTTGATGAGCCTACCAACCACTTAGATGCTGAATCTATTGATTGGCTGGAGCAACATTTACAACAATATAAAGGAACAGTTATCGCAGTAACGCACGACAGGTATTTCCTGGACAATGTTGCCGGCTGGATCCTGGAGCTCGACCGTGGAGAAGGTATCCCATGGAAAGGAAATTATTCCTCATGGCTGGATCAGAAAGCCAAACGTTTGGCCCAGGAAGAAAAGAGCGAGAGCAAACGCCAGAAAACATTGGAGCGTGAGCTGGAGTGGGTACGCATGGGCCCTAAAGGCCGCCACGCCAAATCGAAAGCCCGCTTAGGCAATTACGAAAAACTGGCATCTGAAGAAACCAAGGAACGCGAAGAAAAACTGGAACTATTTATCCCGCCGGGCCCGCGTTTAGGTAACGTGGTAATTGAAGCAAATGGTGTAAGCAAATCATACGGCGATAAATTATTGTTTGATAACCTGAGCTTCTCTTTACCTCCGGCCGGTATTGTCGGTATCATTGGCCCTAACGGCGCGGGTAAAACCACATTATTCCGTTTAATCACCGGGCAGGACCAACCAGATGCAGGAACTTTCCGTGTTGGCGAAACAGTAGCTTTAGGTTATGTTGACCAGATGCATGACGACCTTGACCCTAACAAATCTGTTTGGGAAAACGTAACCGGCGGCCTGGAAACTATCATGATAGGTAACCGTCCGCTCAATTCAAGGGCATATGTATCCAAGTTTAACTTTAACGGTGCCGATCAGCAGAAAAAAGTAGGCGTGCTATCCGGTGGTGAACGTAACCGTGTGCACTTATCTATTACTCTCAAAAAAGGGTCGAACGTATTGCTGCTGGATGAGCCTACCAACGACATCGACGTAAATACATTGCGTGCACTGGAAGAAGCACTGGAAAACTTTGGCGGCTGTGCAGTTGTGATCAGTCACGACCGCTGGTTCCTCGACCGAATCTGTACCCACATCCTGGCATTTGAAGGCAACTCACAGGTGTACTTCTTTGAAGGAAACTATTCTGATTACGAAGAGAACAGAAAAAAACGTTTGGGTGATGTTGCTCCGAAAAGGATTAAGTATAAGAAACTGACGGCGTAA